In the genome of Paenibacillus pabuli, one region contains:
- a CDS encoding DgaE family pyridoxal phosphate-dependent ammonia lyase: MDHSLQARYGLKRVINASGRMSILGVSAPTDSVMEAMKQGGQQYVEIADLVDKSGDYIARLLGSEGAVVVNSASSGIALSVAAMVTAGDPRLSLHLHQEPVLKNEIIMLKGHNVQYGAPVETMVFLGGGQVVEVGYANEGRKEHIDQAIGERTAAILYVKSHHAVQKNMISVEEAWEVAQRREVPLIVDAAAEEDLRKYVQYSDLAIYSGSKAIEGPTSGIVAGKKKYVEWLKVQLHGIGRSMKVGKETTFGLLQALEEYQDKTDNSEREKQALEALQPLAVLPGVSVRIVQDEAGRAIFRGRIQIDPSVAGVDARNVNDQLRDGVIAVYTRNYGVKQGYFDIDPRPLQGDDLQVIVSRIHEIVGGKQK; encoded by the coding sequence ATGGATCACTCATTACAAGCTAGATATGGATTGAAACGTGTTATTAATGCGAGTGGGAGAATGAGTATCCTTGGCGTTTCCGCACCAACGGATTCGGTCATGGAGGCGATGAAGCAGGGCGGACAGCAGTATGTGGAAATTGCGGATCTTGTGGACAAATCCGGAGACTATATTGCACGCCTGCTTGGTTCGGAAGGGGCGGTAGTCGTGAACTCAGCATCCAGCGGCATTGCGCTGTCCGTAGCAGCCATGGTGACCGCTGGAGATCCGCGCCTCAGCCTTCACCTTCATCAGGAGCCAGTGCTGAAAAATGAGATTATTATGCTGAAGGGCCATAATGTGCAGTATGGTGCACCGGTGGAAACTATGGTATTTCTAGGCGGAGGCCAGGTAGTGGAAGTTGGATATGCCAATGAAGGCCGCAAGGAGCATATTGACCAGGCGATCGGTGAACGCACTGCAGCCATTCTCTATGTCAAGTCCCATCACGCCGTGCAGAAGAACATGATCTCTGTGGAAGAGGCTTGGGAGGTTGCGCAGCGCAGGGAGGTGCCTCTGATTGTTGATGCGGCAGCGGAAGAGGATTTACGCAAATACGTCCAGTATTCGGATCTGGCGATTTACAGCGGATCAAAAGCTATTGAAGGACCTACCTCCGGCATTGTCGCCGGCAAAAAGAAATATGTCGAGTGGCTAAAGGTACAACTCCACGGAATCGGCCGCAGTATGAAGGTTGGCAAAGAGACCACCTTCGGACTGCTTCAGGCTTTGGAGGAATACCAGGACAAAACCGATAACAGTGAACGGGAAAAGCAGGCGTTGGAGGCTCTTCAGCCGCTAGCCGTGCTTCCTGGAGTTTCGGTCCGGATCGTTCAGGATGAAGCGGGCAGAGCCATTTTCCGTGGGCGGATTCAGATTGATCCCTCTGTTGCAGGGGTGGATGCGAGAAATGTTAATGATCAGCTGCGTGATGGCGTAATTGCTGTATACACCCGGAACTACGGTGTTAAACAGGGTTATTTTGATATTGACCCTAGACCGCTTCAAGGGGATGATCTTCAGGTTATTGTCAGCAGAATACATGAAATTGTGGGGGGGAAACAAAAATGA
- a CDS encoding amidohydrolase/deacetylase family metallohydrolase, with product MGTENVLRNLQLVDGRIMDISIQDGIITAITPPGQVEGETELDCSGLYVSSGWIDLHVHAVPELNPYGDDIDEIGVKQGVTTLVDAGSRGADRIGDLYTASLKADTQLFALLNISRIGLERTDELSQLEWIDLAKAREAAASYPEFIVGLKARISQSVVKDSGIQPLLLARTLSEETKLPLMVHIGSAPPSISEVLELLQPGDVITHYLNGKSNNLFHEDGTPLQGLLDAIARGVHLDVGHGTASFSFRVAEQAKTAGIALNTISTDIYRGNRLNGPVYSISNVLTKFLYLGYSLEEVIRAVTSSAAAWLGKPELGQIRVGHQANLTMFALKKGEKQLKDSEGDIRVAQYYIEAKGVFTNGSLITS from the coding sequence ATGGGAACAGAGAATGTGCTGCGCAATTTGCAGCTTGTCGACGGGCGAATCATGGATATCTCCATTCAGGACGGAATTATCACTGCCATTACACCGCCAGGCCAGGTTGAAGGAGAGACTGAGTTAGACTGTTCCGGGTTATATGTCTCCAGCGGATGGATTGATCTCCATGTGCATGCTGTGCCGGAGCTTAATCCCTATGGCGATGATATAGACGAAATTGGGGTGAAGCAGGGAGTAACGACACTGGTGGATGCCGGGAGCCGTGGTGCAGACCGGATCGGAGATCTGTATACCGCGAGCCTGAAAGCTGATACACAGCTGTTTGCACTGTTGAATATTTCAAGGATCGGGCTTGAACGTACAGATGAACTTTCGCAGTTGGAATGGATCGATCTGGCTAAGGCCCGGGAGGCGGCAGCGTCCTACCCTGAATTCATCGTTGGTCTGAAGGCTCGTATCAGCCAAAGTGTTGTCAAAGACAGCGGCATACAGCCACTCTTGCTGGCACGTACACTTTCGGAAGAAACAAAGCTTCCACTTATGGTGCATATCGGCTCTGCGCCACCCTCAATCTCCGAAGTGCTGGAGCTGTTGCAGCCGGGCGATGTAATCACTCATTATCTTAACGGCAAGTCTAACAATCTGTTTCACGAGGACGGTACGCCCCTGCAAGGGCTGCTCGATGCCATTGCCCGAGGAGTTCATCTGGATGTGGGGCATGGCACAGCGAGCTTCTCCTTCCGGGTTGCGGAACAGGCCAAAACGGCAGGAATTGCGCTGAATACCATCAGCACGGATATTTACCGGGGCAACCGTCTTAACGGACCAGTGTACAGTATATCCAATGTGCTGACGAAATTTTTGTATCTCGGCTACAGTCTGGAAGAGGTCATCCGTGCGGTTACAAGCAGTGCCGCGGCGTGGCTCGGCAAGCCGGAGCTCGGACAGATTCGGGTGGGCCATCAGGCGAACCTGACTATGTTTGCCCTAAAAAAAGGAGAGAAACAGCTTAAGGACTCGGAAGGCGATATCCGGGTAGCGCAGTACTATATTGAAGCCAAAGGAGTCTTTACTAATGGATCACTCATTACAAGCTAG
- a CDS encoding helix-turn-helix domain-containing protein, translated as MANQALKPSLFNRFRFSWNHFKSRLLLKYAFSYILIFLIPLTGVTIFVYENAVKGLRVEIEQSNVNQLNQVKSTIDTRMKELQEIAGRIAYDRHLTPYMVKHPYYGLEAIQTLANYKASSNIAEDLLLYFHDDSNIYSYRGLADLHVTFDTFYQFERWTPEELRRDLNETKQPMVRPAENVTVNSRMDPMLVMLVPIKPNDPFPYGTVVYLMKESNLTGVMDSILSDFSGSSYIFGPSGEVLTANNHGVSLPQSELKNLSALEPGIHNLELDGEQYSVVSVQSEENGWTYVTTMPSFQFFSRVAHVQTLILIVFCITVITGIAAALLLAKRQYHPIRDLMEFAKLRGSGTDAPKLRNEWEWIRQTLHDYSARIDLQEPFVRNQCMLLLLKHGKPDDPEIEQMILSTGFKLPQGQGFYFSAILSWDETLPGGKSWQERHLLQEILSNVCLSGPDAQIFGVEFSVKDQFALIISLPGDADMTVHNRMEQVIDAIQAIIREHSQLSLSIGVGMAYKDLALLNQSFIEAAAALEHRMIRRTGQVTYFEQLAELNPANAESFWIPRKSMLKLEQSLKQGNESVTVQMIVDTIDTIKDEPLQVHLLRCICFDLLNVLLRTASELGMNEVFANIPELTSFETLEELESRLLSLAAAICAQVERNTETSESSLMDDILVYVDQQFADYTLSLEHVALKFAISTSYLSRSFKEKTGSNFSQYIWQRRVDEVIRLLENTSAPLKEIIEQVGYLDAPNFIRKFKKETGLTPGQHRKEHALKGAAAKRPV; from the coding sequence ATGGCAAATCAGGCACTCAAGCCATCATTATTCAACAGATTCCGATTCAGCTGGAATCATTTCAAGTCAAGGCTTCTGCTAAAATATGCTTTTTCCTACATCCTGATATTTCTTATCCCGTTGACCGGTGTAACCATTTTTGTATATGAGAACGCTGTCAAAGGCCTGCGTGTAGAAATTGAACAATCCAATGTGAATCAGCTCAATCAAGTGAAGAGCACTATAGATACCCGTATGAAGGAGCTTCAGGAAATAGCGGGGAGAATCGCCTATGACAGGCATCTGACACCCTATATGGTAAAGCATCCCTACTACGGTCTGGAGGCGATTCAGACGTTGGCGAATTACAAAGCCAGCAGCAATATTGCTGAGGATCTGCTTCTTTATTTCCATGACGATTCCAACATCTATTCTTACCGTGGTCTGGCTGATCTTCATGTCACCTTTGATACCTTCTATCAGTTCGAGCGATGGACTCCAGAAGAATTGCGACGGGATTTGAATGAAACCAAGCAGCCAATGGTGCGTCCCGCTGAAAATGTAACGGTCAATTCCCGCATGGATCCGATGCTCGTCATGCTTGTACCGATTAAACCAAATGACCCGTTTCCATACGGGACTGTTGTCTATTTGATGAAAGAATCCAATCTTACGGGGGTCATGGATTCAATTTTGAGTGATTTCTCAGGGAGCAGCTATATTTTCGGTCCCTCTGGAGAGGTGTTGACCGCGAACAACCATGGCGTCAGCCTTCCCCAGAGCGAGCTCAAGAATTTATCCGCTCTGGAGCCAGGTATTCATAATCTGGAGCTGGACGGTGAACAATACTCCGTCGTTTCTGTACAATCCGAAGAAAATGGTTGGACGTATGTAACCACGATGCCAAGCTTCCAGTTCTTCAGCCGGGTCGCCCATGTCCAAACCCTGATTCTGATCGTCTTCTGTATCACGGTTATTACCGGCATAGCTGCCGCACTGCTGCTGGCCAAAAGGCAATACCATCCAATCCGGGACCTGATGGAATTCGCCAAGCTGAGAGGAAGCGGCACTGATGCGCCCAAGCTCCGCAATGAATGGGAATGGATTCGGCAGACGCTCCACGATTACAGTGCCAGAATTGATCTTCAGGAGCCCTTTGTTCGCAACCAGTGCATGCTGCTGCTTCTCAAGCATGGCAAGCCGGACGATCCCGAAATTGAGCAGATGATCCTCAGCACAGGCTTCAAGCTTCCTCAGGGACAAGGCTTCTATTTCTCAGCGATCTTATCCTGGGATGAAACTTTGCCCGGCGGCAAGTCCTGGCAGGAACGTCATCTGCTGCAGGAAATACTCAGCAATGTATGTCTCTCAGGTCCCGATGCACAAATCTTCGGTGTCGAATTCTCGGTCAAAGACCAGTTTGCCCTGATTATTTCACTTCCTGGCGATGCGGACATGACGGTTCACAACCGTATGGAGCAGGTTATTGACGCCATTCAAGCGATAATCCGCGAACACTCACAGCTGTCTCTGAGTATCGGTGTTGGTATGGCCTACAAAGACCTGGCTCTGCTTAACCAGTCCTTCATCGAAGCCGCTGCAGCTCTGGAGCACCGGATGATTCGGCGCACTGGGCAGGTAACGTATTTCGAACAGCTTGCAGAGCTGAATCCTGCCAATGCCGAGAGTTTCTGGATTCCGCGCAAATCCATGCTGAAGCTGGAACAGAGTCTGAAGCAGGGCAATGAATCGGTAACGGTTCAGATGATTGTGGATACGATTGACACGATTAAAGACGAGCCGCTGCAAGTCCATCTGCTGCGCTGCATTTGCTTTGATTTGCTAAACGTTCTCCTTCGCACCGCCTCCGAGCTTGGAATGAATGAAGTGTTTGCCAATATACCGGAACTGACCTCATTTGAAACACTTGAAGAGCTGGAGAGCCGTCTGCTCTCCCTGGCCGCTGCCATTTGCGCACAGGTCGAGCGGAATACGGAAACAAGTGAATCATCATTAATGGATGACATTCTCGTTTATGTGGACCAGCAGTTCGCAGATTACACACTTAGCCTGGAGCATGTGGCGCTGAAGTTTGCCATATCGACCTCTTACTTAAGCCGGAGCTTCAAAGAAAAAACCGGCAGCAATTTCTCACAATATATTTGGCAGCGTCGTGTGGATGAGGTCATCCGGCTGCTGGAAAATACGAGCGCACCACTCAAAGAAATTATTGAGCAGGTCGGTTATTTGGATGCGCCGAATTTTATCCGCAAGTTCAAAAAAGAAACCGGTCTGACGCCGGGACAGCACCGCAAGGAACATGCCTTGAAGGGGGCTGCTGCGAAAAGACCGGTTTAA
- a CDS encoding glycosidase, with translation MQITRHPNNPIVVPGGYEWRKVTVFNPAVIIDNGKFYMIERTAGSLTPCKNYLGLLESEDGVNFTHVKDEPIVTPDMLGFPYGSVQDPRIVKIDGTFYLNYALRPCAMSYYPTGAGVPMRSIPEYPDGWGKEEGHWLTRSSILKSDNLLDWEFVADTTPLDINDRDNILFPEKIGGKFVLLRRPEEYVGEAYGTDKAAMWITYSEDLVNWEEPKLLATAGNLSWESRKIGGSTPPIRTDKGWLVLYHGVDEDIVYRVGAMLLDLEQPEKIIARTHHFIMEPETYYEKFGFQIPNVIFPTGNVVKDGLLYIYYGVTDTAIALATVPLDELVEHILQEAK, from the coding sequence ATGCAAATCACAAGACATCCGAATAATCCTATTGTCGTCCCGGGCGGCTATGAATGGCGCAAGGTTACAGTTTTCAACCCTGCGGTTATCATCGATAACGGCAAATTTTATATGATTGAGCGTACCGCTGGCTCCCTGACCCCATGCAAGAATTACCTGGGTTTGCTGGAGAGTGAAGACGGAGTGAACTTTACACATGTAAAGGATGAACCGATTGTGACGCCCGATATGCTGGGATTCCCTTATGGTAGTGTCCAGGACCCGCGTATTGTCAAAATCGACGGAACCTTCTATCTGAACTACGCCTTACGTCCTTGTGCTATGAGCTATTATCCTACTGGAGCAGGCGTCCCTATGCGTTCCATTCCGGAATATCCGGATGGATGGGGGAAAGAGGAGGGACATTGGCTGACCCGGTCCTCAATTCTGAAATCGGATAATTTGCTGGATTGGGAGTTTGTAGCAGACACAACGCCTCTGGATATCAATGACCGGGACAACATTCTTTTCCCCGAGAAAATAGGCGGCAAGTTCGTGCTGCTGCGCCGCCCCGAGGAATATGTGGGAGAAGCCTACGGCACGGATAAAGCGGCCATGTGGATTACCTACTCCGAGGATCTGGTGAACTGGGAAGAGCCCAAGCTGCTCGCAACCGCTGGAAACTTGTCCTGGGAATCACGGAAAATCGGAGGCTCTACACCCCCGATTCGTACGGACAAGGGCTGGCTGGTGTTATATCACGGCGTCGATGAAGATATTGTCTACCGTGTGGGGGCCATGCTGCTTGATTTGGAGCAGCCGGAGAAAATCATTGCCCGGACACATCATTTCATAATGGAACCGGAGACGTACTACGAGAAATTCGGGTTCCAAATTCCGAATGTCATTTTTCCGACCGGAAATGTGGTCAAAGACGGGCTGCTCTATATCTATTACGGGGTAACGGATACGGCAATTGCGCTCGCAACTGTTCCTCTGGATGAACTGGTAGAGCATATTCTCCAGGAAGCGAAGTAG
- a CDS encoding alpha-mannosidase has protein sequence MKRMNRFIEWLAERQWTEKVELKEWSMRKARYLLPGSYEHEGDFHPNYKISQLDGGYGTTYFLQHQTVLPEHWPPDEAALLYMGRGEGLLKINGEPYHGLDSNHWFIPLPSRTAGEELQLDIELYDPVPEPEDPLNRQAVIKSPLEGIEIILVHVNPHVYSLLHTVKTVHEAALLLPEADMRRVRSGKALERVMDTIYMKEQVILDGSAVAAAEKQLRAEAAADRPEGLSPGTMHMVGQSHIDVAWLWPVRETVRKVSRTFSTVCTLMDKYPEFRYSQSQPQLYAFAKEHYPQLYGRIKERIAEGRWELVGGMWVEPDLNIPGGESLVRQMLYGQDFYMKEFGKRSTIEWLPDTFGYCASLPQLLKQAGIDYFMTTKLGWNDTNPFPHTLFHWVGIDGTKIVAYQNHGVNENTHPKDVHEHWQAHAQKDQHDELMLLYGHGDGGGGVTHEMLEYVARTDLAPGQPVSKFSTAEAFFSEIGLRQPELPAWHGDLYLELHRGTFTTHAFNKRSNRKAEVLYRQAEIWSVFVEQSGIAKPLQPQAQELAEGWKLLLLNQFHDIIPGTSIPEVYITSREQYAEIFRLGQQVLDTSLHTLASAVDTSGEGRPYVVFNSLGWERTELIHLQVDQSLATLQAFDEDGLLESECWNPDEDGSSFTLAISVRNVPAFGCRTIWLREPEEPRKQQEDPVIKDAFQKQWETEHYILMFNDDGEISRWYDKSAGREILQAGQTGNQLQFYHDTPPLWDAWDLDPRYEQQPAGKAKLLERRVITSGPMLTVLKFSWQLNESLIEQEIILPRYSRRVDFRTSVTWREEHKLLKTAFPVDIVAVKATYEIPFGALERPTHRNTSWEQAQFEVCGHRWADLSEGGYGISLLNDCKYGYDIHDGVLRLSLLRSPRWPDRYADQGQHQFTYSVYPHAGEWRQADVVREAAVLNEPLQVISEESHSGRYPSTHAWLDFRSNHVMLDTIKSAEDGSGTIVRLYESSGSRDTAVLDWKDEEIRVSRVNLLESEIGSVETSSGVIPLSFKPYEVQTIKLYHEHESQEE, from the coding sequence ATGAAACGTATGAACCGTTTTATCGAATGGCTGGCAGAGCGGCAGTGGACAGAGAAAGTTGAGCTAAAGGAATGGAGTATGCGGAAGGCCCGTTATCTCTTGCCCGGAAGCTATGAGCATGAAGGAGACTTTCATCCGAATTATAAAATCTCACAGCTTGATGGCGGCTACGGCACTACGTATTTCTTGCAGCATCAGACAGTACTCCCGGAACACTGGCCGCCGGACGAGGCTGCACTGCTCTACATGGGCCGAGGAGAGGGCCTCTTGAAAATTAATGGAGAGCCATATCATGGACTGGACAGCAATCACTGGTTCATTCCGCTGCCATCCAGGACTGCGGGTGAAGAGCTTCAACTGGACATCGAACTGTATGATCCGGTGCCGGAACCGGAGGATCCGCTCAACCGCCAGGCAGTGATCAAGTCACCGCTGGAAGGGATTGAAATCATTCTTGTGCATGTGAATCCTCACGTATACAGTCTGCTGCATACGGTGAAAACCGTGCATGAAGCTGCCTTGCTGCTGCCAGAAGCGGATATGCGCCGTGTTCGTAGCGGGAAAGCATTGGAGCGGGTGATGGACACGATCTACATGAAGGAGCAGGTGATCCTTGACGGCAGCGCTGTCGCAGCGGCTGAAAAGCAGCTGCGGGCTGAAGCTGCGGCGGACAGGCCAGAGGGGCTGTCTCCAGGAACGATGCACATGGTAGGCCAGTCTCATATCGACGTTGCCTGGCTATGGCCGGTCCGGGAAACCGTGCGAAAAGTCAGCCGGACCTTCTCCACGGTCTGTACTTTAATGGACAAGTATCCGGAATTCAGGTATTCCCAAAGCCAGCCTCAGCTCTATGCCTTTGCCAAGGAACATTATCCGCAGCTGTACGGGCGGATCAAGGAACGGATCGCTGAAGGACGGTGGGAACTGGTCGGAGGCATGTGGGTAGAGCCAGACTTGAACATCCCCGGGGGAGAATCACTGGTGCGCCAGATGCTGTATGGCCAGGATTTCTATATGAAGGAATTCGGTAAACGCTCCACAATTGAGTGGCTGCCCGATACTTTTGGCTATTGTGCTTCTCTGCCGCAGCTGCTTAAGCAAGCGGGCATTGATTATTTTATGACGACCAAACTGGGCTGGAATGATACCAATCCCTTTCCTCATACGCTGTTCCACTGGGTCGGCATTGATGGAACGAAGATCGTAGCCTATCAGAACCATGGGGTTAATGAGAATACCCATCCGAAGGATGTTCATGAGCACTGGCAGGCTCATGCTCAGAAAGATCAGCATGATGAGTTGATGCTGCTCTATGGTCATGGCGATGGTGGAGGTGGCGTCACCCATGAAATGCTGGAGTATGTGGCTCGCACCGATCTGGCACCCGGTCAGCCTGTCAGCAAATTCTCAACTGCGGAGGCTTTTTTCTCGGAGATCGGCTTACGTCAGCCGGAGCTTCCAGCATGGCATGGCGATCTCTATCTGGAGCTTCATCGGGGCACGTTCACGACTCACGCCTTTAATAAGCGAAGCAACCGCAAGGCAGAGGTCTTATACCGGCAAGCGGAGATCTGGAGCGTTTTCGTGGAGCAGAGTGGTATTGCGAAGCCTTTACAGCCGCAAGCTCAGGAGCTTGCCGAAGGATGGAAGCTGCTGCTGCTTAACCAGTTTCATGACATTATTCCCGGCACTTCCATTCCGGAGGTCTACATCACGTCGCGGGAGCAATACGCCGAAATCTTCCGTTTGGGGCAGCAGGTGTTGGACACCTCACTCCATACTTTGGCAAGTGCAGTGGATACATCAGGCGAAGGCCGCCCTTATGTGGTTTTCAACAGTTTAGGCTGGGAGCGAACGGAGCTGATCCACCTTCAGGTGGACCAAAGTTTGGCTACACTGCAGGCGTTCGATGAAGATGGCCTGCTGGAGAGTGAATGCTGGAACCCGGATGAAGACGGCAGCAGTTTCACATTGGCTATCTCGGTTCGCAATGTCCCAGCCTTTGGCTGCCGAACAATTTGGTTGCGGGAGCCAGAAGAGCCGCGTAAGCAGCAGGAGGATCCTGTTATCAAAGACGCTTTTCAGAAGCAATGGGAGACAGAGCATTACATTCTTATGTTTAATGATGACGGAGAAATTAGCCGCTGGTATGACAAAAGCGCCGGCCGGGAGATTCTTCAGGCCGGCCAGACTGGCAATCAACTGCAGTTCTATCATGATACCCCGCCATTATGGGATGCCTGGGATCTGGACCCGCGTTATGAACAGCAGCCTGCAGGCAAGGCAAAGCTGCTGGAGCGACGGGTCATCACCAGCGGACCTATGCTGACAGTGCTGAAGTTCAGCTGGCAGCTGAATGAGTCCCTGATTGAGCAGGAGATTATTCTGCCCCGGTACAGCCGGAGGGTGGATTTCCGGACTAGCGTTACATGGAGGGAGGAGCACAAGCTGCTTAAGACTGCTTTTCCGGTGGATATTGTGGCTGTGAAGGCGACGTATGAGATTCCGTTTGGAGCGCTGGAACGTCCCACTCATCGAAACACCAGTTGGGAACAGGCGCAATTCGAGGTCTGCGGCCATCGCTGGGCGGACTTGTCAGAGGGGGGCTACGGCATCAGCCTGCTGAACGACTGCAAATATGGCTATGACATTCATGACGGTGTACTGCGCCTATCATTACTGCGCTCGCCGCGCTGGCCAGACCGCTATGCGGACCAGGGGCAACATCAATTTACGTATTCCGTGTATCCGCACGCCGGGGAATGGCGGCAAGCGGACGTTGTACGGGAAGCGGCAGTGCTGAATGAACCCTTGCAGGTGATCAGCGAAGAGTCTCATTCCGGCCGCTATCCAAGTACTCATGCTTGGCTCGACTTTAGAAGCAACCATGTGATGCTGGATACAATTAAAAGTGCAGAGGACGGAAGCGGAACGATTGTCCGGCTGTACGAATCTTCAGGCAGCAGAGACACAGCTGTACTGGACTGGAAAGATGAGGAAATCCGCGTCTCCCGGGTCAATCTCCTGGAGAGTGAGATTGGTTCGGTGGAGACTTCCAGCGGAGTGATTCCGCTTTCTTTTAAACCGTATGAGGTCCAGACGATCAAACTCTATCACGAACATGAATCGCAGGAGGAATAG
- a CDS encoding glycoside hydrolase family 3 N-terminal domain-containing protein — protein MIYKDKTRPVADRVQDLLQRMTLGEKAGQLVQPFGWQCYEKRPDGTTGMTEAFKRQVAGGGVGSLYGTLRADPWTGVTLETGLSPKEGAEAVNAIQAFAMKESRLGIPILFGEECSHGHMAIGATVFPVPLALGSMWNPELYREMCQIVALETRSQGGAATYSPVLDVVRDPRWGRTEETFGEDPFLIATMGVEAVKGLQGDRLDAEDSVLATLKHFAAYGSSEGGRNSAPVHMGLRELHEVDLMPFRKAVEAGALSIMTAYNEIDGVPCTTNRYLLQDVLREQWGFDGFVITDCGALGMLTNGHNTADSGETAVAQALLAGIDMEMSGEMFEKHISAAIRNGRLQEYDLDRAAARILELKFKLGLFDRPLVDPEHAEQMIGRPEHRKLARRIAGESIIMLKNKGGILPLSKQIPKLAVIGPNADAPYNQLGDYTSPQPKGAIVTVLEGIRQALGGGQDSVLYAPGCRIKGDSREGFAHALACSAEADAVVLAIGGSSARDFGEGTIDLLTGASVVTEHSWSDMECGEGIDRATLNLMGVQLELAQEIHKLGKPLIVVYINGRPIAEPWIVEHADAILEAWYPGQEGGHAIADILFGDVNPSGRLTISIPKHVGQLPVYYYKRRTRGKRYLEMDFNAEFPFGYGLSFSDFQYSNLKVEPSVIAADGEALVSVDVTNSSARAGSEVVQLYISDLDSSITRPEKQLKAFRKISLLPGDTQTVTFNVGREQLEYVSADLSRIVEAGEFVVMAGPHSEEYLTARLKVREED, from the coding sequence ATGATTTATAAGGATAAAACACGCCCTGTGGCGGATCGGGTACAGGACCTGCTGCAACGGATGACTCTTGGAGAAAAGGCTGGACAATTAGTTCAGCCTTTCGGCTGGCAGTGCTATGAGAAGCGCCCAGATGGAACTACGGGTATGACGGAAGCTTTTAAGCGTCAGGTTGCAGGTGGAGGCGTCGGCTCCTTATATGGAACACTGCGTGCAGATCCATGGACTGGCGTCACACTGGAGACAGGCTTGTCCCCGAAGGAAGGTGCAGAGGCGGTTAATGCCATTCAGGCTTTCGCCATGAAGGAGAGCCGGCTTGGCATTCCTATTCTGTTCGGTGAAGAATGTTCGCACGGACATATGGCTATAGGCGCCACGGTATTTCCAGTTCCGTTGGCTTTGGGCAGTATGTGGAATCCAGAGCTATACCGGGAGATGTGTCAGATAGTAGCCCTGGAAACCCGCAGCCAAGGTGGAGCGGCAACGTATTCTCCGGTGCTTGATGTGGTGCGTGATCCGCGCTGGGGTAGGACGGAGGAGACCTTTGGTGAGGACCCATTCCTGATTGCAACTATGGGAGTGGAGGCGGTAAAGGGTTTGCAGGGAGACCGGCTGGATGCGGAGGATTCCGTACTGGCCACCCTGAAACATTTCGCCGCTTATGGCAGTTCGGAAGGCGGACGAAATTCAGCGCCAGTGCATATGGGACTCCGTGAGCTGCATGAGGTGGATCTGATGCCCTTCCGCAAAGCGGTGGAGGCCGGAGCGTTGTCCATTATGACCGCCTATAACGAAATAGACGGGGTGCCCTGCACCACTAACCGTTATCTTTTGCAGGATGTGTTGAGGGAGCAGTGGGGCTTCGATGGTTTCGTAATCACCGATTGCGGTGCGCTGGGTATGCTGACGAATGGCCATAATACAGCGGACAGCGGGGAAACGGCGGTAGCCCAGGCGCTGCTGGCCGGAATCGATATGGAGATGTCGGGTGAGATGTTCGAGAAGCACATCTCTGCTGCAATCCGAAATGGACGCCTGCAAGAGTATGATCTGGATCGAGCTGCCGCCAGAATCCTGGAGCTGAAGTTCAAGCTCGGACTGTTCGACCGTCCTTTAGTCGATCCGGAGCATGCCGAACAGATGATAGGCAGGCCGGAACACCGGAAATTGGCGCGACGGATTGCCGGCGAAAGCATTATTATGCTCAAGAATAAGGGCGGAATACTGCCTCTTAGCAAGCAAATCCCGAAGCTAGCCGTGATTGGCCCCAATGCAGATGCGCCATACAATCAACTGGGTGACTACACCTCACCTCAGCCAAAAGGCGCAATTGTTACTGTACTGGAGGGAATCCGGCAAGCATTGGGCGGCGGCCAGGACAGTGTCCTATACGCACCAGGCTGCCGAATCAAAGGTGACTCCCGGGAAGGATTTGCCCATGCGCTGGCCTGTTCAGCCGAGGCTGATGCTGTTGTGCTCGCGATTGGTGGTTCCAGCGCCAGAGACTTCGGGGAAGGAACAATCGATCTCCTCACAGGTGCTTCTGTGGTGACCGAACATTCCTGGAGCGATATGGAGTGCGGTGAGGGCATTGATCGGGCCACGCTGAATCTGATGGGGGTACAGCTTGAGCTGGCGCAGGAGATCCATAAGCTGGGTAAGCCGCTGATCGTGGTCTATATTAATGGCCGTCCGATTGCCGAACCATGGATTGTAGAGCATGCTGACGCCATTCTGGAAGCCTGGTACCCGGGTCAGGAAGGCGGACATGCCATCGCCGATATTCTCTTCGGCGACGTAAATCCCTCTGGAAGGCTGACGATCAGCATTCCGAAGCATGTCGGCCAGCTTCCCGTTTATTACTATAAACGGCGTACAAGAGGAAAGCGGTATCTGGAGATGGATTTCAATGCCGAATTCCCATTCGGCTACGGACTCAGTTTTAGTGATTTCCAATACAGCAATTTGAAGGTAGAGCCCTCCGTCATTGCTGCGGATGGTGAAGCGCTTGTCTCGGTGGATGTTACCAACTCAAGTGCCAGGGCGGGGAGCGAGGTTGTCCAGCTCTACATTTCCGATCTGGACTCTTCCATAACCCGTCCCGAGAAGCAACTTAAAGCCTTCCGCAAAATCAGTCTTTTGCCGGGTGACACCCAAACGGTGACGTTCAACGTTGGTCGGGAACAGTTAGAGTATGTTTCGGCCGATTTATCGCGGATCGTGGAGGCAGGGGAGTTTGTCGTGATGGCAGGTCCGCACTCCGAAGAATATTTGACGGCACGGCTCAAGGTCAGAGAGGAGGACTGA